A genomic window from Lactobacillus sp. ESL0677 includes:
- the pth gene encoding aminoacyl-tRNA hydrolase produces the protein MKIIAGLGNPGKKYDGTKHNTGFMALDHYLAENGLTLERDKFEGKFTKQKIKGTDVILLEPQTYMNDSGRSVAQVAHFFKVEPQDILIIHDDMDMALGKIRVRANGKSGGHNGIRSIIRDLGTSNFNRLKIGIRHPAEVTEASVISWVLSPFNKEQQELMAAAFAKSSQIIDDFIAGESSQYLMNKYN, from the coding sequence ATGAAAATTATTGCAGGTCTGGGTAATCCAGGTAAAAAATATGATGGCACAAAACATAATACGGGCTTTATGGCCTTAGACCATTATCTAGCAGAAAATGGGCTTACGCTTGAACGTGATAAGTTTGAAGGCAAATTTACCAAGCAAAAAATCAAAGGCACAGATGTTATCCTGCTTGAACCGCAGACATATATGAATGACTCTGGTCGTTCTGTTGCACAAGTCGCACACTTTTTTAAGGTTGAGCCGCAAGATATTTTGATTATTCATGATGACATGGATATGGCTCTGGGCAAGATTCGTGTTCGGGCCAATGGCAAGTCTGGCGGCCACAACGGAATTAGAAGCATTATTCGTGATTTAGGCACGAGCAATTTTAACCGGTTAAAGATTGGTATTCGGCATCCCGCAGAAGTCACAGAAGCTAGTGTGATTTCTTGGGTGTTGTCCCCGTTTAATAAGGAGCAGCAAGAGTTAATGGCAGCCGCTTTTGCCAAAAGCAGTCAGATTATCGATGACTTCATTGCGGGCGAAAGCAGCCAATATTTGATGAATAAATATAACTAA
- the cbpA gene encoding cyclic di-AMP binding protein CbpA, protein MLIKSLVIKKDYLTTVNEHATLEEALKILEDSGFRCVPILDDTGTIFRGNIYKMHIYRHKSQGKDMSLPVTDLLKNATKTIKVNSPFFKVFFTIKDLPYITVLDEGGKFYGILTHSRLLDMLSNAWNVKTGSYVFTVLTDNNRGNLAKMTKVITKYSNIAGVMSLDATAAESDGTFVRRILFTLPSGVTLEVLKTIVGKLEHKGYVVTEIEDLQAGMTIMSDENPGVYINDAAEDNE, encoded by the coding sequence ATGCTTATCAAATCTTTAGTTATTAAAAAAGATTACCTAACAACGGTTAACGAACACGCTACGCTTGAAGAGGCACTTAAAATTTTGGAAGATTCCGGCTTTCGGTGTGTGCCAATTCTTGACGATACTGGCACTATTTTCCGCGGTAATATTTATAAAATGCACATTTACCGGCACAAGTCCCAAGGCAAGGACATGAGTTTACCGGTTACTGACTTACTTAAAAATGCTACTAAAACAATTAAAGTAAACTCACCTTTTTTTAAAGTTTTCTTCACAATCAAGGACTTACCTTATATCACAGTTTTAGACGAGGGCGGTAAGTTTTACGGCATTTTAACGCACTCGCGCTTACTGGACATGTTATCCAACGCCTGGAATGTAAAAACCGGTTCTTACGTATTCACAGTGTTAACCGACAACAACCGTGGAAATTTAGCTAAAATGACTAAAGTCATTACTAAATATTCCAACATTGCCGGTGTCATGAGCTTAGACGCAACTGCTGCTGAGTCAGATGGCACCTTTGTGCGTCGGATTCTGTTCACCCTACCTTCAGGTGTTACTCTTGAAGTTCTTAAAACTATTGTGGGTAAATTGGAACACAAGGGGTATGTCGTGACCGAGATCGAAGATCTACAAGCAGGTATGACTATCATGAGTGATGAAAATCCCGGTGTTTATATCAATGATGCTGCAGAAGACAATGAGTAA